A single window of Rhizobium sp. SL42 DNA harbors:
- the mepA gene encoding penicillin-insensitive murein endopeptidase, giving the protein MKSVKRSGRFAKTLMLLAALGAAAPEAIAADGPPAKELFGAMKLPARAEPTAYGFYSKGCLAGGVAIPTDGPTWQAMRLSRNRRWGHPQMIATLEQLSQDAARYDNWPGLLLGDISQPRGGPMLTGHASHQIGLDADIWLTPMPSRTLTASERENISATTMLKSKAFLTVDPKVWTPAHAAVIMRAASYPQVERIFVNPAIKKKLCETWTGDRSDLGKVRPYYGHDYHFHVRIKCPADSVGCKSQDPIGRGDGCDKSLAWWFTDEPWAPPKKDPNAKPAPKPKPMQLSALPKACAMILGAPSPDSELEATYRGSGGMPATASAFAAAPSAPVADGTAMFALPALVPVPLPRPADQ; this is encoded by the coding sequence ATGAAATCGGTGAAACGCTCCGGCAGGTTTGCCAAGACCCTGATGCTTTTGGCAGCACTCGGCGCCGCAGCACCCGAGGCAATCGCCGCCGACGGCCCACCGGCCAAGGAATTGTTCGGCGCGATGAAACTGCCGGCACGGGCGGAACCGACGGCTTATGGATTCTATTCCAAGGGTTGCCTGGCCGGCGGCGTGGCCATTCCAACCGACGGACCGACCTGGCAGGCGATGCGGCTGTCACGCAACCGGCGCTGGGGCCACCCGCAGATGATCGCGACGCTGGAGCAACTGTCGCAGGACGCAGCACGCTACGACAACTGGCCGGGTCTGCTTCTCGGCGACATTTCGCAGCCGCGCGGCGGACCGATGCTCACCGGCCATGCCTCGCACCAGATCGGGCTCGACGCCGATATCTGGCTGACGCCGATGCCCTCGCGCACGCTGACTGCCAGCGAGAGGGAAAACATCTCGGCCACGACGATGCTGAAATCGAAGGCTTTCCTGACCGTGGACCCGAAGGTCTGGACGCCGGCGCATGCGGCCGTGATCATGCGGGCAGCCAGCTATCCGCAGGTCGAGCGCATCTTCGTCAACCCGGCAATCAAGAAGAAGCTGTGCGAAACCTGGACCGGCGACCGCAGCGACCTTGGCAAGGTTCGGCCCTATTACGGCCACGACTACCATTTCCATGTGCGGATCAAATGCCCGGCGGATTCCGTCGGCTGCAAGTCGCAGGATCCGATCGGTCGCGGCGACGGTTGCGACAAGTCGCTGGCCTGGTGGTTTACTGATGAACCATGGGCGCCGCCGAAAAAGGATCCGAACGCCAAGCCGGCTCCCAAACCCAAGCCGATGCAGCTGTCGGCCTTGCCAAAGGCCTGCGCGATGATCCTTGGCGCACCGTCGCCGGACAGCGAACTCGAGGCCACATATCGCGGCAGTGGCGGGATGCCGGCGACCGCCTCGGCTTTTGCAGCAGCACCGAGTGCGCCTGTTGCGGATGGAACGGCGATGTTTGCATTGCCCGCACTGGTTCCCGTCCCACTGCCCCGCCCAGCGGATCAGTGA
- a CDS encoding extracellular solute-binding protein gives MALARRIAASILGLLLCSPALGVRAQEPEWRHALAVIEAPKYPKDFERFSYVNPDAPKAGNINLSASGTFDSFNPVLDKGELAAGLAPRLSLVTETLLKPSMDEVDAVYGLLAEAVSYPDDYSYAAFRLRPEAKWADGVPVTPEDVIFSFEKFKEFNPLYSTYYSHVVKAEKTGEREVTFTFDEKNNRELPVIVGELDIVPKHWWTANGPDGKPRDISKTTLEPILGSGPYRIASFTPGAKIRYELRDDYWGKDLNVNIGYNNFESQTYTYFADLDVEFEAFRSGSVDFWSENSAMRWARSYDFPAVADGRVKRQVLDNEYKTSGVLVGFVPNMRREMFKDARVRKALNYAFDFEELNRTIFFDQYKRIDSYFHGSELASSGLPEGKELEILKGLGSDVAPEVLTQEYKNPVGGDGAKLRDNLRQALALLKEAGYELRNGKMVLASTGAPLQFEILLNGPTIERVAIPFADNLKKIGVQATVRTVDAAQYANRVRSFDYDMIYLGWAQSLNPGNEQRDYWGSKSVDQQGSRNYAGISDPAIDKLINQIIFAKDRETLIPTVKALDRLLLAGHYTVPSYTLRSSRIAYWDKFDHAELPAYGIGFPSIWWSKTP, from the coding sequence ATGGCACTGGCAAGGCGGATTGCGGCATCGATTCTCGGACTATTGCTCTGCAGCCCGGCTTTGGGCGTTCGGGCACAGGAACCGGAATGGCGTCACGCGCTCGCCGTCATCGAGGCGCCAAAGTACCCCAAGGATTTCGAACGGTTTTCCTATGTGAACCCCGATGCGCCGAAGGCGGGAAACATCAACCTCTCAGCATCCGGAACCTTCGATAGCTTCAATCCGGTTCTCGACAAGGGCGAACTGGCCGCAGGCCTTGCGCCGCGGCTGTCGCTGGTCACTGAAACACTGCTGAAACCCTCCATGGACGAGGTCGATGCGGTTTATGGCCTGCTGGCCGAAGCCGTCTCCTATCCGGACGACTATTCCTATGCCGCGTTTCGCCTGCGGCCTGAGGCCAAATGGGCCGATGGCGTACCGGTAACACCCGAAGATGTCATTTTCAGCTTTGAAAAGTTCAAGGAATTCAATCCGCTCTATTCGACCTATTACAGCCATGTCGTGAAGGCGGAAAAGACCGGCGAGCGTGAGGTCACCTTTACTTTCGACGAAAAAAACAATCGTGAATTGCCGGTGATTGTCGGCGAACTGGATATTGTCCCGAAGCACTGGTGGACCGCCAACGGCCCGGATGGAAAGCCACGCGACATTTCCAAAACGACCCTTGAACCGATCCTGGGGTCGGGACCCTATCGGATTGCCTCGTTTACCCCGGGTGCCAAGATCCGCTACGAACTCCGCGACGACTATTGGGGCAAGGATCTCAACGTCAATATCGGCTACAACAACTTCGAGAGCCAGACCTATACCTATTTCGCCGATCTGGACGTCGAGTTTGAAGCCTTCCGCTCCGGCAGCGTCGATTTCTGGTCCGAAAATTCGGCCATGCGCTGGGCGCGGTCTTATGATTTTCCCGCTGTCGCGGATGGCAGGGTCAAGCGACAGGTTCTCGACAACGAATACAAGACCTCGGGCGTCCTCGTCGGCTTTGTTCCCAACATGCGTCGTGAAATGTTCAAGGACGCCCGTGTCCGGAAGGCCTTGAACTACGCATTCGATTTCGAGGAATTGAACCGGACGATCTTCTTCGATCAGTACAAGCGGATCGACAGCTACTTCCATGGTTCGGAACTGGCCTCCAGTGGTTTGCCCGAGGGCAAGGAACTGGAAATCCTCAAGGGTCTGGGCAGTGATGTTGCGCCGGAAGTCCTGACGCAGGAATACAAGAACCCGGTGGGCGGCGATGGCGCAAAGCTTCGAGACAATCTGCGCCAGGCGCTGGCGCTGCTGAAGGAAGCCGGCTACGAATTGCGCAATGGCAAGATGGTCCTGGCCTCGACCGGTGCGCCGCTGCAGTTCGAAATCCTGCTCAACGGCCCGACCATCGAGCGGGTAGCCATTCCCTTCGCCGACAATTTGAAAAAAATCGGTGTCCAGGCGACAGTCCGCACGGTCGATGCGGCCCAGTATGCTAACCGGGTCCGCAGCTTCGACTATGACATGATTTACCTTGGCTGGGCCCAGAGCCTCAATCCGGGCAATGAGCAACGGGACTATTGGGGTTCCAAGTCCGTTGATCAGCAGGGGTCGCGCAACTATGCGGGCATTTCCGACCCCGCTATCGACAAGCTCATCAACCAGATCATATTCGCAAAGGATCGCGAAACCCTCATCCCGACGGTCAAGGCGCTCGATCGCCTGCTGCTGGCCGGCCACTACACCGTGCCAAGCTACACGCTGCGTTCCTCCCGCATCGCCTATTGGGACAAGTTCGACCATGCCGAATTGCCGGCCTATGGCATCGGCTTTCCCTCGATCTGGTGGTCGAAGACGCCATGA
- a CDS encoding microcin C ABC transporter permease YejB produces the protein MTAYIFRRLLLMIPTIIGIMGISFAVIQFAPGGPVEQVIAQLSGQGDSADARLSGGGDMLNQQMGADEGGARYRGAQGLDPELIAKLEKQFGFDKPPLERFLEMMWNYIRFDFGESFFRNTSVIDLIIEKMPVSISLGVWVLLISYAISIPLGIRKAVQDGSAFDVWTSGVIVIGYAVPSFLFGILLIVVFAGGSFFDWFPLRGLTSDNFSELSWWQKILDYFWHLTLPLVALLLSAFATTTLLTKNSFIDEIKKQYVVTARAKGLGERQVLYGHVFRNAMLIVIAGIPAAFISAFFTGSLLIENIFSLDGLGRLGYLAVVNRDYPIVFATLYIFSLMGLVVGLISDLIYTWIDPRIDFDRRDI, from the coding sequence ATGACAGCCTATATTTTCCGCCGGCTTCTGCTGATGATCCCGACGATCATCGGCATCATGGGCATCTCCTTCGCCGTCATCCAGTTTGCCCCCGGTGGCCCGGTGGAGCAGGTGATTGCTCAGCTCAGCGGCCAGGGCGACAGCGCCGATGCCAGGTTGTCCGGTGGCGGCGACATGCTGAACCAGCAGATGGGGGCTGACGAAGGTGGCGCGCGCTATCGTGGCGCCCAGGGTCTCGACCCGGAATTGATTGCCAAGCTCGAGAAGCAGTTCGGCTTCGACAAGCCGCCGCTCGAGCGTTTCCTCGAAATGATGTGGAACTATATCCGCTTCGATTTCGGCGAAAGCTTTTTCCGCAACACCTCGGTCATTGATCTGATCATCGAGAAGATGCCTGTCTCGATCTCGCTCGGCGTCTGGGTCCTGCTGATCTCCTACGCGATTTCAATTCCGCTCGGCATCAGGAAGGCTGTTCAGGACGGCTCGGCATTCGACGTCTGGACCTCGGGCGTGATCGTGATCGGCTATGCGGTTCCCAGCTTCCTGTTCGGCATCCTGCTGATCGTCGTCTTTGCCGGCGGATCGTTTTTCGACTGGTTCCCCTTGCGCGGCCTGACCTCGGACAATTTCTCCGAACTCAGCTGGTGGCAGAAGATCCTCGACTACTTCTGGCATCTGACGCTGCCCTTGGTCGCTCTGCTTCTGTCGGCCTTTGCCACGACGACGCTGTTGACCAAGAATTCCTTCATCGACGAGATCAAGAAGCAATATGTCGTCACCGCTCGCGCCAAGGGGCTGGGGGAGCGCCAGGTGCTCTACGGCCATGTCTTCCGCAACGCCATGCTGATCGTCATTGCCGGCATTCCGGCCGCCTTCATCTCGGCATTCTTCACCGGATCGCTGCTGATCGAAAACATCTTCTCGCTCGATGGCCTCGGTCGTCTCGGTTATCTCGCGGTGGTCAATCGCGACTATCCGATCGTCTTTGCCACGCTCTACATCTTCTCGCTGATGGGCCTCGTCGTCGGCCTGATCTCCGACCTGATCTATACCTGGATCGATCCCCGCATCGATTTCGACCGGAGGGATATCTGA
- a CDS encoding ABC transporter permease, whose product MSTLEGENTVPAQPRKPLLSPTSRRRLENFKANRRGYWSFWIFMILFLFSLFAELIANDRPIVASYKGEILFPVLVDYPEEKFGGFLAVTDYRSPFIADEINANGWMLWPPIRYSYRTVNSEIPHSAPTPPFWLMDKETRCAAYPLKAEDPNCILGNMNWLGTDDQARDVTARMIYGFRISILFGLALTIASAMIGVTAGAVQGYFGGWTDLLMQRFIEIWSSMPVLYILLIIAAILPPGFFVLLGIMLLFSWVGFVGIVRAEFLRARNFEYVNAARALGVGNWTIMFRHLLPNAMVATLTFLPFILSGSITTLTSLDFLGFGMPPGSPSLGELIAQGKRNLQAPWLGLTAFFTMSIMLSLLIFVGEAVRDAFDPRKTFR is encoded by the coding sequence ATGTCCACCCTCGAAGGCGAAAACACTGTCCCTGCGCAACCGCGCAAACCGCTTCTGTCGCCGACCAGTCGCCGGCGTCTGGAAAACTTCAAGGCCAATCGCCGCGGATACTGGTCCTTCTGGATCTTCATGATCCTCTTCCTGTTCAGCCTGTTCGCCGAACTGATCGCCAACGACCGGCCGATCGTCGCCTCCTACAAGGGCGAGATCCTGTTCCCGGTGTTGGTCGACTATCCCGAGGAGAAATTCGGCGGTTTCCTTGCCGTCACCGACTATCGCTCGCCCTTCATTGCCGATGAGATCAATGCCAATGGCTGGATGCTCTGGCCGCCGATCCGCTATTCCTATCGCACGGTCAATTCCGAGATCCCCCATTCGGCCCCGACGCCACCCTTCTGGCTGATGGACAAGGAAACCCGTTGCGCGGCCTATCCGCTGAAGGCCGAAGACCCGAATTGCATTCTCGGCAACATGAACTGGCTCGGCACCGATGATCAGGCGCGCGACGTCACGGCCCGCATGATCTATGGTTTCCGCATCTCGATCTTGTTCGGCCTGGCGCTGACGATTGCGTCCGCCATGATCGGCGTCACCGCCGGCGCCGTGCAGGGTTATTTCGGCGGCTGGACCGACCTGTTGATGCAACGCTTTATCGAGATCTGGTCGTCGATGCCGGTGCTCTATATCTTGCTGATCATCGCAGCCATCTTGCCACCCGGCTTCTTCGTCCTGCTCGGCATCATGCTGCTGTTTTCGTGGGTCGGCTTCGTCGGTATCGTCCGGGCCGAGTTTTTGCGGGCGCGCAATTTCGAATACGTGAACGCCGCCCGCGCGCTTGGCGTCGGCAACTGGACCATCATGTTTCGCCACCTGTTGCCCAATGCCATGGTTGCGACCCTGACCTTTCTGCCCTTCATCCTGTCCGGGTCGATCACCACGCTGACCTCGCTCGATTTCCTCGGTTTCGGCATGCCGCCCGGTTCGCCTTCCCTCGGGGAGCTGATTGCCCAGGGCAAGCGCAACCTCCAGGCGCCCTGGCTCGGGCTGACAGCCTTCTTCACAATGTCGATTATGCTGTCGCTGCTGATTTTCGTCGGCGAGGCTGTGCGCGACGCCTTCGATCCGAGGAAGACGTTCCGATGA
- a CDS encoding type II toxin-antitoxin system VapC family toxin, translating to MPHRHQIYLDTNAAILLVEGEGALRELLRNLTGKASSRPSATLATSALTVSELLVKPLRNGDKRLVEVYRIWGSGLPWLQIVPVSSNILDMAAQLRARRNGLKLPDAIHIASALAVATTHFLTEDRGISPTFDNSTEEAVPPFEVCRLNAASLTSLIESLSA from the coding sequence ATGCCGCACCGGCACCAAATCTATCTCGACACGAATGCCGCGATCTTGCTCGTCGAAGGTGAGGGTGCCTTACGTGAATTGTTGCGAAACTTGACCGGGAAGGCATCATCTCGACCGAGCGCGACCTTGGCGACCAGCGCTTTGACAGTCTCGGAACTCTTGGTGAAGCCCCTGCGCAACGGCGACAAGAGGCTCGTTGAAGTCTACAGGATTTGGGGCTCGGGTCTGCCGTGGCTGCAGATCGTTCCAGTATCGAGCAACATTCTGGATATGGCAGCACAATTGCGGGCGCGCCGGAACGGCCTGAAGCTTCCCGATGCCATCCATATCGCTTCAGCTCTCGCTGTCGCAACGACGCATTTTTTGACCGAGGATCGAGGTATCTCGCCTACCTTCGACAATTCAACAGAGGAAGCGGTTCCCCCTTTCGAAGTCTGCCGTCTGAACGCAGCATCCCTTACATCCCTGATCGAAAGCCTGTCCGCATGA
- a CDS encoding ABC transporter ATP-binding protein, whose translation MTDPLLSVRDLSVAFHQGGQQSLAVDHISFDIGKGEVVALVGESGSGKSVSAASILKLLPYPSASHPSGSILFEGRDLMGASAADLRSVRGNDITMIFQEPMTSLNPLHTIERQIGEILELHQAMTGKAARTRILELLNQVGIREPEKRLSAFPHELSGGQRQRVMIAMALANRPKLLIADEPTTALDVTVQAQILELLGRLKAEHGMSMLFITHDLGIVRKFADRVCVMTKGRIVETGPVEEIFERPQHDYTKKLLGSEPRGEPPTSDAEKPVIMQGDDIRVWFPIKSGFLRKTVDHVKAVDGIDLTLRAGQTLGVVGESGSGKTTLGLALARLISSKGRISFIGHDIDGFSYREMRPFRDRLQVVFQDPFGSLSPRMSVGEIIAEGLKVHEKALSADERDARVCWALDEVGLDPATRWRYPHEFSGGQRQRIAIARAMVLKPRFVMLDEPTSALDMTVQAQVVDLLRDLQRKHDLAYLFISHDLRVVKALANEIIVMRAGKVVEKGPAAEVFAAPRADYTKALMAAAFNLEAVEIGGIRQ comes from the coding sequence ATGACCGATCCCCTTCTCTCCGTTCGCGATCTCTCCGTGGCTTTCCATCAGGGTGGTCAACAGAGCCTGGCTGTTGACCATATCTCCTTCGATATCGGCAAGGGCGAAGTCGTGGCGCTTGTCGGCGAATCTGGCTCTGGCAAATCGGTGTCTGCCGCCTCGATCCTCAAGCTGCTGCCCTATCCGTCCGCGAGCCATCCGTCGGGATCGATCCTGTTCGAGGGTCGCGATCTGATGGGCGCTTCGGCTGCGGATCTCAGGTCGGTGCGCGGCAACGACATTACCATGATCTTCCAGGAGCCGATGACGTCGCTCAATCCGCTGCACACGATCGAGCGGCAGATCGGTGAGATCCTCGAGCTGCACCAGGCCATGACCGGCAAGGCGGCGCGTACACGGATCCTGGAACTGCTCAACCAGGTCGGTATCCGCGAGCCGGAAAAACGCCTGAGCGCCTTCCCGCACGAATTGTCAGGGGGGCAGCGCCAGCGTGTCATGATCGCCATGGCACTCGCCAACCGGCCAAAGCTGCTGATTGCCGATGAGCCGACGACGGCGCTCGATGTTACCGTGCAGGCCCAGATTCTCGAATTGCTCGGTCGGCTGAAGGCCGAGCATGGCATGTCCATGCTGTTCATCACCCATGATCTCGGCATCGTGCGCAAGTTCGCCGATCGTGTCTGCGTCATGACCAAAGGACGGATCGTCGAGACCGGCCCGGTCGAGGAGATCTTCGAGCGCCCGCAGCACGACTACACGAAAAAGCTCCTGGGCTCGGAACCGCGCGGCGAACCACCGACATCGGATGCCGAAAAGCCGGTGATCATGCAGGGCGACGACATCCGCGTCTGGTTCCCGATCAAGTCGGGCTTCCTGCGCAAGACGGTCGATCATGTCAAAGCTGTCGATGGCATCGATCTCACCCTGCGTGCCGGCCAGACTCTCGGCGTCGTCGGCGAATCGGGCTCGGGCAAGACGACGCTCGGACTGGCTTTGGCCCGCCTGATCTCCTCCAAGGGGCGGATCAGTTTCATCGGCCACGACATCGATGGCTTCTCCTATCGTGAGATGCGGCCGTTCAGGGATCGCCTCCAGGTCGTCTTTCAGGATCCGTTCGGTTCGCTCAGCCCGCGCATGTCGGTGGGCGAGATCATTGCCGAGGGCCTCAAGGTGCATGAAAAAGCCCTGTCGGCCGATGAGCGGGATGCACGCGTGTGCTGGGCGCTCGATGAGGTTGGGCTCGATCCGGCCACCCGTTGGCGCTACCCGCACGAATTCTCCGGCGGTCAGCGTCAGCGCATCGCAATTGCCCGCGCCATGGTGCTCAAGCCGCGTTTCGTCATGCTTGACGAGCCGACATCGGCGCTCGACATGACGGTTCAGGCCCAGGTCGTCGATCTCCTGCGCGACCTGCAGAGGAAACATGATCTTGCCTATCTCTTCATCAGCCACGATCTGCGGGTGGTGAAGGCGCTGGCCAATGAGATCATTGTCATGCGCGCCGGCAAGGTCGTCGAAAAAGGTCCTGCCGCCGAAGTCTTCGCCGCCCCCAGGGCCGATTACACCAAGGCCCTGATGGCCGCTGCCTTCAATCTAGAAGCCGTCGAAATCGGCGGTATCCGCCAGTAG
- a CDS encoding 2-hydroxyacid dehydrogenase, with protein MSSKSPVSSRSPVIIDLKFQRESVVKALRNAFADREVIDMADPANAGRDLSAAAYAVVWKPDPSLFDKASGLKAIFSGGAGVDHILSSYDLPDLPIVRFVDRSLTDRMSEWVVLQCLSHLRQTLTYARQQRDHHWHELADQPEACDVTVGVMGLGVLGQDAVAKLKVMGFNVIGWSRRPKQISGIETYDAGGLDAFLRRTDILVGLLPLTPETRGIYDRSLFSKLNRDGVLGGPVFLNAGRGGSQVEADLVACLEDGTLKAASLDVFEQEPLSGDSPLWDMDNVFVTPHAAASSEVSALFRHVDSQIARFEAGLPLQNVVDRVTGY; from the coding sequence ATGTCTTCCAAGAGCCCCGTTTCTTCCAGGTCCCCCGTCATCATCGATCTGAAATTCCAGCGCGAAAGTGTCGTCAAGGCATTGCGCAATGCCTTTGCTGATCGAGAGGTCATCGATATGGCCGATCCGGCCAATGCCGGTCGCGATCTGAGCGCTGCTGCCTATGCCGTCGTCTGGAAGCCTGATCCGTCTCTTTTTGACAAGGCCAGCGGCCTGAAGGCCATCTTCTCCGGTGGTGCGGGCGTCGATCACATCCTGAGTTCCTATGATCTGCCGGACCTCCCCATTGTCCGTTTCGTCGACCGCAGCCTCACGGATCGCATGAGCGAATGGGTCGTGCTGCAGTGCCTGAGCCATCTTCGCCAGACGTTGACCTATGCGCGGCAGCAGCGCGACCATCACTGGCACGAGCTCGCCGACCAACCCGAAGCATGCGATGTAACCGTGGGTGTTATGGGGCTGGGCGTGCTTGGCCAGGATGCCGTCGCAAAGCTCAAGGTGATGGGCTTCAATGTCATCGGCTGGTCGCGCCGGCCAAAGCAGATTTCCGGTATCGAGACCTATGACGCTGGAGGTCTGGACGCCTTTCTCAGGCGTACCGACATTCTGGTCGGCCTGCTGCCGCTGACCCCCGAGACCCGGGGCATCTATGATCGTTCGCTTTTTTCGAAGCTCAATCGTGATGGCGTCCTCGGCGGACCGGTGTTTCTGAACGCAGGCCGAGGCGGCAGCCAGGTCGAAGCGGATCTTGTCGCCTGCCTTGAGGACGGAACGTTGAAGGCCGCCTCTCTCGATGTGTTCGAGCAGGAGCCCTTGTCCGGCGACAGCCCGCTCTGGGACATGGACAATGTCTTCGTCACCCCTCACGCCGCCGCATCTTCGGAAGTCAGTGCGCTTTTCCGTCATGTCGACAGCCAGATTGCCCGTTTTGAAGCAGGTTTGCCGCTGCAAAACGTGGTCGACCGCGTAACGGGGTATTGA
- the pncB gene encoding nicotinate phosphoribosyltransferase produces MTKTDIATRVFNHAWKLDPIIRSLIDTDFYKLLMLQMIWKLYPKVNATFTLINRTTSVRLADEIDEQELREQLDHVRSLRLTKKEMIWLAGNTFYGRAQIFEPEFLAWLGNLQLPEYELHKRDGQYELTFHGSWMETTLWEIPALAIINELRSRAAMRSLGYFTLDVLYARAKAKMWAKVERLGELPGLRISDFGTRRRHSFLWQRWCVDALKEGIGPAFTGTSNVLLAMDSDLEAVGTNAHELPMVVAALANTDQQLAAAPYQVLKDWNQLYGGNLLIVLPDAFGTASFLRDAPEWVADWTGFRPDSAPPIEGGEKIIDWWKKMGRDPRKKLLIFSDGLDVDAIIDTYRHFAGRVRMSFGWGTNLTNDFAGCAPQEIAGLKPISIVCKVAEANGRPAVKLSDNPRKATGDPAEVERYLKFFGSQDRVEQAVLV; encoded by the coding sequence ATGACGAAGACTGATATCGCGACCAGGGTATTTAACCACGCCTGGAAGCTTGATCCGATCATTCGCAGCCTGATCGACACCGATTTCTACAAATTGCTCATGCTTCAGATGATCTGGAAGCTCTATCCCAAGGTCAATGCGACCTTTACGCTGATCAACCGCACAACATCTGTTCGGCTGGCCGATGAAATTGACGAGCAGGAATTGCGCGAGCAGCTGGATCATGTGCGCTCGCTGCGCCTGACCAAGAAGGAAATGATCTGGCTGGCCGGCAACACCTTCTATGGACGCGCCCAGATCTTCGAGCCGGAATTTCTCGCCTGGCTCGGCAATCTGCAACTGCCCGAATACGAGTTGCACAAGCGCGACGGCCAATACGAACTGACCTTCCATGGTTCATGGATGGAGACGACGCTATGGGAAATCCCGGCGCTCGCCATCATCAACGAATTGCGCAGTCGCGCTGCCATGCGCTCGCTCGGCTATTTTACCCTCGACGTGCTCTATGCTCGTGCCAAGGCCAAGATGTGGGCCAAGGTTGAGCGCCTCGGCGAGCTTCCGGGCTTGCGCATCTCCGATTTCGGTACCCGCCGCCGACACAGTTTCCTCTGGCAGCGCTGGTGTGTCGACGCCCTGAAGGAAGGCATCGGCCCAGCCTTCACCGGCACCAGCAATGTGCTCCTGGCAATGGATTCCGATCTGGAAGCCGTGGGCACCAACGCCCATGAACTGCCGATGGTGGTGGCGGCGCTGGCCAATACCGATCAACAGCTGGCCGCCGCCCCCTATCAGGTCCTGAAGGACTGGAACCAGCTCTATGGCGGCAATCTTCTGATCGTTCTGCCCGACGCCTTCGGCACGGCTTCCTTCCTGCGCGATGCGCCGGAATGGGTGGCCGACTGGACCGGCTTCCGCCCGGACAGTGCCCCGCCGATCGAAGGCGGCGAAAAGATCATCGATTGGTGGAAGAAGATGGGGCGTGATCCGCGCAAGAAGCTGCTGATCTTCTCGGATGGCCTCGATGTCGACGCGATCATCGACACCTATCGCCATTTCGCCGGCCGCGTGCGTATGAGCTTCGGTTGGGGCACCAATCTCACCAATGATTTTGCCGGCTGCGCGCCGCAGGAGATTGCCGGACTGAAGCCGATTTCGATTGTCTGCAAGGTCGCGGAAGCCAATGGCCGTCCCGCCGTCAAGCTCTCTGACAACCCGCGCAAGGCGACGGGTGATCCCGCCGAGGTCGAACGCTACCTGAAGTTTTTCGGCTCGCAGGATCGCGTCGAACAGGCCGTGCTCGTCTAG
- a CDS encoding type II secretion system F family protein has protein sequence MTEDWAARVTDPTLIIAVLVALAVFATLYTLVMPMLERGDLNKRMRAVSTERDQIRARERARLNSDAQGKATLRANNNQSVRQLVERFNLRKALVDDTTMDKLKAAGLRSQNALNIFLLARFLLPFATLVVTAIWIFALGNLADKPLPVRLFATIVGGYIGFYLPNIYVSNRIGKRQHSIRRAWPDALDLMLICVESGISIEAAMRRVADEIGEQSPELAEEMVLTTAELSFLPDRRQALENLGTRTQLDGVKNVTQALIQAERYGTPIAQALRVLAQEGRDERMNEAEKKAAALPPKLTVPMILFFLPVLIAVILGPAGIQVSDRF, from the coding sequence ATGACTGAAGACTGGGCCGCCCGCGTTACTGATCCTACCCTGATCATCGCAGTGCTGGTGGCGCTTGCGGTTTTTGCGACCTTGTACACGCTGGTCATGCCGATGCTGGAGCGTGGCGACCTGAACAAGCGGATGCGGGCCGTATCGACCGAGCGCGACCAGATCCGTGCACGCGAACGCGCGCGGCTCAATTCGGATGCCCAGGGGAAAGCCACCCTTCGTGCCAACAACAACCAGTCTGTGCGCCAGCTTGTCGAACGGTTCAACCTGCGCAAGGCGCTGGTTGACGACACGACCATGGACAAGCTCAAGGCAGCCGGCCTTCGCTCGCAAAACGCGCTGAACATCTTCCTTCTGGCGCGGTTCCTGCTGCCGTTCGCAACGCTTGTCGTGACCGCGATCTGGATCTTCGCGCTTGGCAATCTTGCCGACAAGCCTCTACCGGTCAGGCTGTTCGCGACCATCGTCGGCGGCTATATCGGCTTCTATCTGCCGAATATCTATGTTTCCAACCGGATCGGCAAACGTCAGCACTCGATCCGCCGGGCCTGGCCCGACGCACTCGACCTGATGCTGATCTGCGTTGAATCCGGCATTTCGATCGAAGCCGCGATGCGGCGCGTGGCTGACGAAATCGGCGAACAATCGCCGGAACTGGCCGAGGAAATGGTCCTGACGACTGCGGAACTGTCGTTCCTGCCGGATCGCCGGCAAGCGCTGGAAAACCTGGGCACCCGCACGCAGCTCGATGGCGTGAAGAACGTGACGCAGGCGCTGATCCAGGCCGAGCGCTACGGAACGCCGATCGCCCAGGCCTTGCGCGTGCTCGCCCAGGAAGGCCGCGACGAACGCATGAACGAAGCGGAGAAAAAAGCCGCAGCGCTGCCGCCGAAACTCACCGTACCGATGATCCTGTTCTTCCTGCCGGTGCTGATCGCGGTCATTCTCGGACCGGCCGGCATTCAGGTGTCCGACCGTTTCTAA